The Diadema setosum chromosome 12, eeDiaSeto1, whole genome shotgun sequence genome has a segment encoding these proteins:
- the LOC140235713 gene encoding uncharacterized protein yields the protein MEADVSVGLACTPTDASVVTRHLTALPNARSKTVSLRSRAPTPIKLGHMIPFLKSYDKEEAQFLCDGFEKGFHLGYMGPRVTVKSRNLQSAKDREDVLVDKIMQEVDMGRIAGPFESPSFENFRCSPVGLVPKKTPGEFRLIQHLSAPRNNSVKGQIDPQDCSVTYATFDDAISLVQGAGRGSCMGKADVKSAFRLLPVHPDDFDLLGMCVDGKFYYDRCMPMGCSVSCAVFERFSSFLEYCCRRVAVSSDTLHHLDDFFFVGKAEAECMHLLCSFKGVCERFGVPIAAEKTEGPDTKITFLGLEIDSVEGQIRVPQDKLSSLQALIRSVLPKEKVTLRKLQSIIGSLNFVCRAVAPGRAFLRRLIDMTIGVKQHHHKIRITRGARADLLAWLHFLSEFNGRVLFVEPHIWNTPDLQFYTDASGSIGFGVYFSGKWTQGRWPAGVGTPKYSIALLEFFPIVVGLQLWGADLANKRCCCGRITRLSLPS from the coding sequence ATGGAGGCAGATGTATCCGTCGGCCTTGCCTGTACGCCCACCGATGCCAGCGTTGTGACCAGACATCTCACGGCGCTTCCCAATGCACGCTCAAAGACCGTCAGCCTCAGGAGTCGCGCACCAACTCCAATTAAACTGGGCCACATGATCCCCTTTCTCAAGAGTTATGATAAGGAAGAGGCACAGTTCTTATGCGATGGTTTTGAGAAGGGTTTTCACCTAGGGTACATGGGTCCCAGAGTCACTGTTAAATCACGGAATTTGCAATCCGCTAAGGATAGGGAAGATGTTTTGGTAGACAAAATAATGCAAGAGGTAGATATGGGGAGAATTGCTGGCCCATTTGAATCTCCGTCGTTTGAGAATTTTCGGTGCTCACCCGTGGGTTTGGTTCCCAAGAAGACTCCtggcgagtttcgtttgatccAACACCTTTCAGCCCCCAGGAATAATTCGGTAAAAGGGCAAATAGACCCTCAAGATTGTTCGGTCACATATGCCACgtttgatgatgcaatttcgTTAGTGCAGGGAGCGGGTAGGGGCTCATGCATGGGGAAGGCGGACGTTAAGTCAGCTTTCCGCCTGTTGCCCGTTCATCCAGACGATTTTGACCTGCTAGGCATGTGTGTTGATGGCAAATTTTATTATGATAGATGCATGCCAATGGGCTGTTCCGTTTCATGTGCAGTATTCGAAAGATTCAGTTCGTTCCTTGAATATTGTTGCCGCAGAGTAGCTGTTTCCTCCGATACCTTACACCATTTAGATGACTTCTTCTTTGTAGGGAAGGCTGAGGCCGAGTGTATGCATCTGCTTTGTAGTTTCAAGGGCGTATGTGAGCGTTTCGGGGTGCCAATTGCAGCGGAAAAGACTGAGGGCCCTGATACCAAGATCACTTTCTTGGGATTAGAGATAGATTCGGTCGAGGGGCAGATTCGTGTCCCTCAAGACAAACTCTCATCCCTGCAGGCGTTAATACGTTCGGTTTTGCCTAAGGAAAAGGTAACACTAAGGAAACTGCAGTCAATCATTGGTAGTCTAAACTTTGTTTGCCGTGCGGTCGCACCTGGTCGTGCCTTTTTAAGGCGGCTGATTGATATGACTATCGGAGTCAAACAGCACCATCACAAGATTCGCATTACACGAGGAGCAAGGGCAGATCTGCTGGCATGGCTCCACTTCCTGTCTGAGTTTAATGGCAGAGTGTTGTTTGTGGAACCCCATATCTGGAACACACCCGATTTGCAGTTCTATACTGATGCTTCTGGTAGTATCGGTTTCGGAGTCTATTTCAGTGGTAAGTGGACGCAGGGTAGGTGGCCAGCAGGGGTTGGTACACCTAAGTATTCCATTGCCCTCCTCGAGTTCTTTCCCATAGTGGTGGGTTTACAATTGTGGGGTGCTGATTTGGCCAACAAGAGGTGTTGCTGTGGTCGGATAACCAGGCTGTCGTTACCATCGTAA
- the LOC140235715 gene encoding uncharacterized protein has product MPAFVNLLRTQTGWQLHFHTICGRSSPRVACFLVAFFGFLRIGEFTAYSQAASSISLEARDVTVDGMAPRRHIRLHISASKTDQQGCRKISSFSVAGCQPRRILLVGDSFIHWVAVHARCSGELDLGLSASVTWRGRRGLRLGQLVDHVRQVLSPLPELCLSHILVHMGTNDVGRGRKRELMLLLNSTLSGLHDLLPNARLIWSNILPRREYYPYSDDDQPRIDRTRLALNKCARSICRRMGGYFVEHPEIRHEHAALFRRDGIHLSPDGNELFLRSLSSGLANIV; this is encoded by the exons ATGCCCGCTTTCGTCAACTTGCTCCGGACGCAGACCGGATGGCAGCTCCACTTCCACACCATCTGTGGACGATCTTCACCGAGAGTG GCTTGTTTCTTGGTGGCCTTTTTCGGGTTCTTGCGGATCGGCGAGTTTACAGCTTATTCCCAGGCAGCGTCCAGCATCAGTCTGGAAGCGCGAGACGTGACGGTGGATGGTATGGCTCCCAGGCGGCACATTCGGCTGCACATTAGCGCTTCAAAAACTGACCAACAGG GCTGCCGGAAGATCTCTTCGTTTTCAGTTGCAGGTTGCCAGCCACGCAGGATCCTGCTGGTGGGGGATTCCTTTATTCACTGGGTAGCCGTCCATGCAAGGTGTTCCGGGGAGCTAGACTTGGGGCTATCAGCGTCCGTCACCTGGAGAGGCCGCAGGGGGCTCCGCTTGGGTCAGCTCGTCGATCACGTCCGGCAAGTCCTCTCCCCTCTCCCAGAGTTGTGCCTGTCCCACATTCTAGTGCACATGGGGACAAATGATGTGGGTCGAGGCAGGAAGCGTGAATTGATGTTGCTCCTGAATTCGACGCTTAGTGGGCTGCATGATCTCCTTCCCAATGCACGACTCATCTGGTCCAACATCTTACCTCGCAGGGAATATTACCCGTACAGCGATGACGACCAGCCAAGGATTGACCGTACACGCCTCGCATTGAACAAGTGTGCCAGGTCCATATGCCGCAGAATGGGAGGCTATTTCGTGGAACACCCGGAAATCAGGCATGAGCACGCAGCGCTCTTTCGCAGGGACGGAATTCACTTATCTCCAGACGGTAATGAACTATTCCTGCGCAGTCTTTCTTCGGGTTTGGCAAATATTGTCTAG